In a single window of the Aridibaculum aurantiacum genome:
- a CDS encoding MlaD family protein, whose amino-acid sequence MKITNETKVGALTALAITLLILGFNFLKGKSLFKTGNFLYAKVVQTKGIMVSNPVLINGYQVGAIYDLKAKSKNLDTIIVAIKLNEEINIPVNSIASIVDNPLGSARMEISKGNSNIFLKKNDTIPTMDAPGMFAEVTHQLTPVVDQVKMTLRTVDTVLRDIHDVFDPYTKHNMQDLVANLNRISAGLVVSTASIQQMLNQQSGSIAKSMDNINSFTRNLANNNDRINGTLTNLQTTTDNLSRADIDGTVNQLRQTVERLNASIEKIDSKDGTIGKLLNDTQIYDNLNNTTRSLNILMDDIRVNPKRYVSISVFGGKSKDQYLTSPLQVSQDTTGTRR is encoded by the coding sequence ATGAAAATAACGAACGAGACCAAAGTTGGCGCACTTACTGCACTTGCTATCACTCTACTAATTCTTGGTTTTAATTTCTTAAAAGGAAAAAGCCTGTTTAAAACAGGCAATTTTTTATATGCTAAAGTGGTGCAAACAAAAGGCATCATGGTTTCGAACCCGGTTTTGATTAATGGCTACCAGGTAGGCGCCATCTACGACCTGAAAGCTAAATCCAAGAACCTCGATACTATTATTGTAGCTATAAAGCTTAATGAAGAGATCAATATTCCTGTAAATTCTATAGCTTCTATTGTAGATAATCCTTTAGGTTCTGCAAGGATGGAAATCAGTAAAGGCAACAGCAATATCTTCTTAAAGAAAAATGACACCATTCCTACAATGGATGCACCGGGAATGTTCGCTGAAGTTACACACCAACTTACGCCTGTTGTAGACCAGGTAAAGATGACTTTGAGAACAGTAGATACCGTTCTTCGCGACATTCACGATGTGTTCGATCCTTATACCAAGCATAACATGCAAGACCTGGTTGCTAATCTTAATAGGATATCTGCAGGCCTTGTTGTTTCAACTGCTTCTATCCAGCAGATGCTTAACCAGCAGTCGGGATCTATTGCGAAATCAATGGATAACATCAACAGCTTTACCCGCAACCTGGCTAATAACAACGATCGTATTAATGGTACTTTAACCAATCTTCAAACCACTACAGATAACCTATCGCGGGCCGATATTGATGGTACCGTTAACCAACTGAGGCAAACGGTAGAGCGACTAAATGCATCTATAGAAAAAATAGATAGCAAGGATGGAACCATAGGTAAACTTCTGAACGACACACAGATATACGATAACCTGAACAACACTACCAGGAGTTTGAACATTCTTATGGACGACATCAGGGTTAATCCAAAAAGATATGTTAGCATTTCAGTCTTTGGTGGCAAGAGCAAAGACCAATACCTAACTTCACCGCTCCAGGTGTCTCAAGATACTACCGGCACCAGGAGATAG
- a CDS encoding OstA-like protein → MQKKFVPFFLFLLLASFAKTGLAQVPGDTTRRIDIIIADRYNYQKVEGVGDLISLAGNVRLRQGKTLFYCDSAVVHQAANTLEAFGNIHINDADSVHTYAQYLKYFGQTKLAVLKNKVRLTDGKAVLTTNDLEYNTATHIGNYVNGGRVVNGKTVLTSTEADYYGETRDIIFRKKVVLTDPSYKVNTDTLLYNTYTEIARFLSPTTIVTDGRTVKTSEGYYDLRNKTAEFGKRPVVDDKDYNITADRLAFDNASGFSDALGNVVYKTKDTANTSVILANRLQANNKTGAVLATQKPLMIIKQGRDSIYIAADTLYTAKLTDLEKERPVPNIFDSAFGVKPPVVNTKDSSNNRFIEAYYNVRIFSDSMQAVGDSMFYSFRDSAFRLFKSPVVWSQENQVTGDTIYLYTHQQKPQKFFAFENAIAISKAQKDLFNQVKGTTIQGDFKEGRIDFFSARGSAENIYYATDEDSSFLGVNRSTSDVIDVYFKDQKPHKVVLRNNLQGTIYPMRQVNHGEMRVRGFQWYEDRRPKTKFELFGQ, encoded by the coding sequence ATGCAAAAGAAGTTTGTCCCATTTTTCTTGTTCTTATTACTAGCAAGCTTTGCCAAAACCGGTTTGGCACAAGTACCTGGTGACACTACTCGTCGTATAGATATAATCATTGCTGATAGGTACAACTATCAAAAAGTAGAAGGTGTTGGCGATCTTATTTCATTAGCAGGCAATGTTCGTTTACGGCAAGGTAAAACCCTATTCTATTGCGATAGCGCTGTGGTTCACCAGGCGGCTAATACATTAGAAGCATTTGGCAATATCCACATTAATGATGCAGATAGCGTACACACTTACGCGCAATACTTAAAGTATTTTGGACAGACAAAACTGGCTGTTCTAAAAAACAAAGTTAGACTGACTGATGGCAAAGCCGTTTTAACTACCAATGACCTGGAGTACAATACGGCTACGCATATAGGTAATTATGTAAACGGAGGCCGCGTTGTAAACGGCAAAACGGTTCTTACCAGCACTGAAGCCGATTACTATGGCGAAACCCGGGATATCATTTTCCGGAAAAAAGTTGTACTTACTGATCCTTCTTACAAGGTAAATACTGACACCTTATTATATAATACATATACAGAGATTGCTCGTTTCCTTTCGCCTACTACCATTGTTACTGATGGACGCACTGTAAAAACTTCCGAAGGATATTACGATCTACGCAACAAAACAGCTGAATTTGGAAAGCGGCCGGTGGTTGATGACAAAGACTATAATATAACAGCAGATCGTTTGGCCTTTGACAATGCTTCAGGATTTAGTGATGCGCTGGGTAACGTGGTTTACAAAACAAAAGACACAGCCAACACATCTGTTATCCTGGCAAACCGCCTACAGGCAAACAATAAAACAGGTGCTGTGCTTGCTACGCAAAAGCCGCTAATGATCATCAAGCAAGGGCGCGACAGCATTTATATAGCAGCGGATACATTATATACTGCTAAACTTACCGACCTTGAGAAAGAGCGACCGGTACCTAATATTTTCGATAGCGCATTTGGTGTTAAACCTCCTGTTGTAAATACTAAAGACAGCAGCAACAACCGCTTTATCGAGGCGTATTATAATGTGCGCATATTTTCTGATAGTATGCAGGCTGTGGGCGATAGTATGTTCTACAGCTTTCGTGATTCTGCTTTCCGTTTATTCAAAAGCCCGGTAGTTTGGTCGCAGGAAAACCAGGTGACCGGCGATACAATTTATCTATACACCCACCAGCAAAAGCCACAGAAGTTTTTTGCTTTTGAAAATGCTATTGCTATTAGCAAGGCGCAAAAAGACCTGTTCAACCAGGTGAAAGGAACCACCATACAAGGTGATTTCAAAGAAGGTCGTATCGACTTTTTCAGCGCACGTGGCAGTGCAGAAAATATCTATTATGCTACCGATGAAGACAGTAGCTTTCTTGGCGTAAATCGCTCTACCAGCGATGTGATTGATGTTTATTTCAAAGATCAGAAACCGCACAAGGTGGTGCTGCGCAATAACCTACAAGGAACCATCTACCCTATGCGCCAGGTAAACCATGGTGAAATGCGTGTAAGAGGTTTTCAATGGTACGAAGACAGGCGTCCCAAAACTAAGTTCGAGTTATTTGGACAATGA
- the nhaA gene encoding Na+/H+ antiporter NhaA, with protein MFSVLKRRFLNPLFEFFNDSRAIGVVLLTCTFISLIISNLPDGDTYSNFWNIEFHIFETLHLPHSLLHWINDGLMAVFFFLVGMEIKREMVEGELSSFRQSLLPITGALGGMIAPALIFLLFTYGSVYQGGWGIPTATDIAFSLGIASLLGKRAPIGLKIFLTALAIIDDLGAILIIALFYGGTINLWLLLACVAIVIIIYFLNKRSRHFGVIHILLGLLLWYCMFNSGIHATVAGVIFAFLVPVRLLTRYENKLHHPVYFLVMPIFALANTAIVIPGGGVGILNSALPWGIMLGLFLGKPLGIFLSTYILIKLRLADLPTNTNFFKMAGAGILAGIGFTMSIFISTLAFEDKQFQDISKIAVLVASFASMIVGYLWLYSSKKPAEGL; from the coding sequence ATGTTTAGTGTACTTAAAAGACGATTTCTTAATCCATTATTTGAATTTTTCAACGACAGCCGGGCTATAGGAGTAGTATTACTTACCTGTACATTTATCTCTTTAATTATATCAAATCTACCAGACGGCGATACCTATTCAAACTTCTGGAATATAGAGTTCCACATTTTTGAAACACTTCACCTTCCCCACTCTCTTCTGCACTGGATAAATGACGGCCTGATGGCGGTGTTCTTTTTCCTGGTTGGAATGGAAATAAAACGCGAAATGGTAGAAGGCGAACTTTCGAGTTTCCGCCAGTCACTGCTGCCAATTACCGGTGCGCTCGGCGGAATGATAGCGCCGGCACTCATTTTCCTCCTGTTTACTTATGGCAGCGTGTACCAGGGCGGCTGGGGTATTCCTACAGCTACCGACATTGCCTTTTCACTCGGTATTGCTTCCTTACTAGGTAAGCGTGCACCTATAGGGCTAAAGATCTTTTTAACTGCGCTCGCAATCATTGATGATTTAGGTGCTATTCTGATAATTGCACTCTTTTATGGTGGCACTATTAATTTGTGGTTGTTACTAGCTTGTGTGGCTATTGTTATCATCATCTATTTCTTGAACAAACGGAGCAGGCACTTTGGTGTTATCCATATTTTACTTGGTCTGCTATTGTGGTATTGCATGTTCAATTCCGGCATCCATGCTACTGTAGCAGGTGTGATCTTCGCTTTCCTCGTACCGGTAAGACTGCTTACGCGCTACGAAAACAAGTTGCACCACCCAGTATACTTCCTGGTTATGCCGATTTTCGCATTAGCAAATACGGCTATCGTTATACCAGGCGGTGGCGTTGGAATATTGAATAGTGCACTTCCATGGGGTATTATGCTGGGCTTGTTCCTCGGAAAACCATTAGGCATTTTCCTTTCTACCTATATCCTAATAAAACTTAGGTTGGCGGATCTGCCAACTAACACCAACTTCTTCAAAATGGCTGGTGCAGGTATTCTTGCAGGAATAGGTTTCACGATGTCTATTTTCATTTCTACACTTGCTTTTGAAGACAAGCAGTTCCAGGATATTTCTAAAATAGCTGTACTAGTGGCTTCATTCGCTTCTATGATTGTAGGATACTTGTGGTTGTATTCTTCAAAGAAACCTGCAGAAGGACTATAG
- the miaB gene encoding tRNA (N6-isopentenyl adenosine(37)-C2)-methylthiotransferase MiaB — MKTLELQEKTHDEARQGEAFAPFAEEPNVFKKKFYIESYGCAMNFSDSEIVASLLYNEGFGATQNVEEADLILLNTCSIREKAELTVRKRLTEFRKLKLVRRSMLVGMLGCMAERLKGKLLEEEKLVDLVVGPDAYRSLPQLIKEAETGQKGVNVLLSRDETYADISPVRLNSNGITAFVSIMRGCNNMCSFCVVPFTRGRERSRDADSIVNECRDLFTQGFREVTLLGQNVDSYYWMDEQKDLTITFAKLLEMVASIDPLLRVRFSTSHPKDITDEVLFTMAKYNNICKYIHLPVQSGSTRVLQLMNRTYTREWYMAKVDRIKEIMPDCSISADIIAGFCTETEEDHQDTLSIMEYSKYDMSYMFFYSERPGTLAARRFTDDVPLDVKKRRLDEIVKLQNRMSQQSNLLDIGKTFEVLIEGNSKKSDSDWAGRTSQNKVLVFPKNITPLAKGDYVHVKVTAATGATLIGEIV, encoded by the coding sequence ATGAAAACCCTTGAACTACAGGAAAAGACACATGACGAAGCAAGGCAGGGTGAGGCATTTGCACCCTTTGCAGAGGAGCCGAATGTTTTTAAGAAAAAGTTCTACATAGAAAGCTATGGCTGCGCAATGAATTTTTCAGATAGCGAAATTGTAGCTTCTTTATTATACAATGAAGGTTTTGGCGCAACGCAAAATGTAGAAGAAGCCGACCTGATCCTGCTCAATACATGCTCGATCCGTGAAAAAGCTGAACTGACCGTTCGTAAACGACTTACAGAATTTCGCAAACTGAAACTCGTGCGCCGAAGCATGCTGGTTGGTATGTTGGGTTGTATGGCAGAAAGGCTGAAAGGTAAACTGCTGGAAGAAGAAAAGCTTGTAGACCTGGTGGTTGGCCCTGATGCATACCGTTCGTTGCCACAACTTATTAAAGAAGCAGAGACAGGACAAAAAGGTGTGAACGTACTTCTTAGTCGCGATGAAACGTATGCTGACATTTCACCTGTTCGTTTAAATAGTAACGGCATCACTGCTTTTGTAAGCATTATGCGTGGGTGCAATAATATGTGCAGCTTTTGCGTGGTTCCGTTTACCCGCGGCCGCGAAAGAAGCCGCGATGCAGATAGTATCGTTAACGAGTGCCGAGATCTGTTTACCCAGGGCTTTAGGGAAGTGACATTACTTGGTCAAAACGTAGACAGCTACTATTGGATGGATGAGCAAAAAGACCTGACGATCACATTTGCAAAACTGCTGGAAATGGTGGCCTCTATAGATCCATTACTGCGCGTTCGCTTTAGCACTTCTCATCCAAAAGACATAACAGACGAGGTGTTGTTCACAATGGCTAAATACAACAACATCTGCAAATACATTCACCTGCCGGTACAGAGCGGTAGTACACGTGTTCTTCAACTGATGAACCGCACCTATACCCGCGAGTGGTATATGGCAAAGGTGGACAGGATCAAGGAGATCATGCCAGACTGCAGCATCAGCGCCGACATAATAGCTGGCTTCTGCACTGAAACAGAAGAAGATCACCAGGACACGCTCAGCATTATGGAGTATAGCAAGTACGACATGAGCTATATGTTCTTTTACAGCGAACGTCCGGGCACACTGGCTGCACGCCGCTTTACAGACGATGTCCCGCTTGATGTAAAGAAGAGACGACTGGATGAAATAGTGAAGCTGCAGAACCGCATGTCGCAACAAAGCAACCTCCTAGATATCGGGAAAACTTTTGAAGTACTGATAGAAGGTAATTCTAAAAAGAGTGACAGCGACTGGGCAGGCAGAACAAGCCAGAATAAAGTGCTTGTTTTTCCTAAAAACATTACTCCTTTAGCCAAAGGCGATTATGTACATGTAAAGGTAACTGCTGCAACAGGCGCTACCTTAATAGGTGAGATTGTATAA
- a CDS encoding sigma-54 interaction domain-containing protein has translation MDLQSIKNRFGIIGNSPALNHALHVATQVANTDLSVLIVGESGVGKEVFSQIIHALSARKHNPFIAVNCGAIPEGTIDSELFGHEKGSFTGAVDSRKGYFETVNGGTIFLDEIGEMPIGTQARLLRVLETGEFIRVGSSKVQKTDVRVIAATNRDLLEFTQNGRFREDLYYRLSTVPIRVPSLRDRQEDILILFRKFVVDFAERYKTTPIQLDDEAKNLLIRYPWKGNVRELKNIAEQMSVLSVDKQVTAQQLKQFLPEANNINRLPMLANQHNNNNGGGADFSNEREILYKLFFDMKKDVTELKKMFVEIVQNPSALNVATAYARDMMQEYHHQQPHQEYQPAHAVAPLHPHPHNAIGHGQPVFIHDDIHHHEEVEESLNIMDKEKELIIKALKKHKGKRKDASADLGISERTLYRKLKEYDIDE, from the coding sequence ATGGATCTTCAATCAATAAAAAACAGGTTTGGGATTATAGGTAACAGCCCTGCTCTCAATCACGCACTTCATGTAGCTACGCAGGTAGCAAATACGGACCTGAGCGTGCTGATAGTAGGTGAAAGCGGTGTAGGTAAGGAAGTTTTTTCCCAGATCATCCATGCACTGTCAGCCCGCAAGCATAATCCTTTCATTGCTGTTAACTGTGGAGCGATTCCTGAAGGCACCATCGACTCGGAATTGTTTGGTCATGAAAAAGGATCTTTTACCGGAGCTGTAGACAGTCGTAAAGGATATTTTGAAACAGTAAATGGTGGAACTATTTTCCTGGATGAGATTGGTGAAATGCCCATAGGTACGCAAGCGCGACTGCTTCGTGTATTAGAAACCGGTGAATTTATTCGTGTGGGTTCTTCTAAAGTGCAGAAGACTGATGTACGAGTAATAGCTGCTACCAATCGCGATCTTTTAGAGTTTACACAGAATGGCCGCTTCCGCGAAGACCTATATTACAGGTTGAGTACAGTTCCTATCCGCGTACCTTCTTTACGCGACCGCCAGGAAGATATCCTGATCCTGTTTAGAAAGTTTGTAGTTGATTTTGCTGAGCGTTATAAAACCACACCTATTCAACTGGATGATGAAGCCAAAAACCTGTTAATCCGTTACCCGTGGAAGGGAAATGTACGGGAGTTGAAGAATATTGCAGAGCAGATGTCGGTGCTGAGTGTAGATAAACAAGTGACAGCACAACAACTAAAACAGTTCTTACCAGAAGCAAACAATATCAACCGGCTCCCCATGTTGGCCAACCAGCACAACAACAATAATGGTGGTGGTGCTGACTTTTCTAACGAAAGGGAAATTCTTTACAAGCTCTTCTTCGACATGAAGAAAGATGTAACTGAGCTAAAGAAGATGTTTGTTGAGATTGTACAAAATCCAAGTGCATTGAATGTTGCTACAGCCTATGCACGCGATATGATGCAGGAATATCATCACCAGCAGCCTCACCAGGAATATCAACCTGCGCATGCTGTTGCGCCATTGCACCCGCATCCGCACAATGCAATTGGACATGGGCAGCCGGTTTTTATTCACGATGATATCCATCATCACGAAGAGGTGGAAGAGTCACTGAACATCATGGATAAGGAAAAAGAGCTGATCATAAAAGCGCTGAAAAAACATAAAGGAAAAAGAAAAGATGCATCGGCTGATCTGGGTATAAGTGAAAGAACATTGTACAGGAAACTGAAAGAATACGACATTGATGAATAA
- a CDS encoding LptE family protein, producing the protein MKIENKFIITKTTKRVAAIQHIIVVMLVALASICFSSCNIYRFTDVGSIPPDVKTVKIGFIENRARYVNPQLSPQLTDRLQQKITNQTRLTRTNNDDAHYLISGFIAEDFISTAGISNQTAATNRLTITVHITFTNTLTNKTEEFDVTRNFDFNANLSRNQAEQGLQDEIMRTLTDEIFNRIFSNW; encoded by the coding sequence ATGAAGATTGAAAACAAGTTTATAATAACAAAAACCACTAAGCGAGTAGCTGCTATACAACACATAATAGTTGTTATGCTGGTAGCGCTTGCAAGCATTTGTTTTTCATCATGTAATATCTATAGGTTCACGGATGTAGGCAGTATTCCTCCTGATGTTAAGACAGTAAAAATTGGTTTTATAGAAAACAGGGCGCGCTATGTAAACCCGCAGTTGAGTCCTCAACTTACTGACAGGCTACAACAAAAGATCACCAACCAAACGCGCCTTACCCGAACCAACAATGATGATGCGCATTACCTTATCAGCGGATTTATAGCTGAAGATTTTATTTCTACCGCAGGTATATCAAATCAAACAGCGGCAACCAACAGGCTTACCATTACTGTTCATATCACTTTCACCAATACACTTACTAATAAGACGGAAGAGTTTGATGTAACGCGCAACTTCGACTTCAATGCAAATCTTTCGCGAAACCAGGCAGAGCAAGGATTGCAGGATGAGATCATGCGTACGCTAACAGACGAAATTTTCAACCGTATTTTTTCCAATTGGTAG